From Antechinus flavipes isolate AdamAnt ecotype Samford, QLD, Australia chromosome 1, AdamAnt_v2, whole genome shotgun sequence:
TATTTCTTCTGTGACATGATTCCACAAGCCCATCAAAATATTTTAGTCAAATTGCTTAGGtatatacacattttttcttcttaaatagtatttaattttttccagttacatgtagaGATGGTTTGTCTATAGCTCATTTAAATCAGAGTTGCATGAGAACTTGAAAAAatgctaaatgacttgcttatggtcacaaAAGTAACAAATTTTGGAAATGGGATTTGAGGagtaaaaatatttgttacaaaataacaaatttgaaaggTGGTATCTCCCTAATGCCAGGTCAATTAATTCATTATGCTAGACTACCTTTCATAAATTATCAGATGCTAGGCTTTCATAAATTATCTCCCTTGACCCAtaaaacaatcctgtgaagtactATATTTACTGTTCTACAAATAAGAAGTTTAGAAAGTTAAATTAGCTATTCATAGTTATATAACTTAATCtgaaatattaacattttctcctttactttggGCAGTTTGGgcaaccaacaaaacaataaatcaaggcctgatttgtagcatttgtcgGTTTCCAAGATGCAAATAATTCACACGGGAAATTTAACAATTAACTCTTAGATGTTGATTGGAGTTCCAGTATATTCCCTGCTTTGGGAAATTCTAAGCCATACAATATCACCAGAagaatactgatttttttctttatgggaATGAAACTGATTTTAATCAAAATCATATTGTAATTTCCCTAAAGCAATCCAACCAGCTCTCATTATCTTGTTCTATTCAGGGTTTTCATTGTCTATTTGTTAATAttcaatataaaatgaagataaaatgcatataaaagttaaaggcaaaaattatccttgttccttaattagaaaggaagaaagtatcATTTGCATTGTAAATTAATAATCTATCTTTATTCAGGGGAATCCAAACCTACTATTTGATTCGTGTAGGGAATTCCCTGGGAGGAAACTTCTTTACCAATGGAGATCTGGGAATAATGTTAAGATATTGGTGTTAGAGAACTGCCTGGGGGGGACTAAGAGGTTAAGAGGCCTGTCCAGTATCACTGTATGAAAGAATTTGGTCTTCTCAACTTCAGGCTCAGTTTTTGCTTCACTATATAACATGCTGTCTCTGAAGTCTACACTGAAAGAAACTTAAAGGTACTTTCTCCAGCTTGATAAATTCAATGCATATATTTACCCATTACCTTCCTTTGCACATGTGCATTGAAGATAAGTGTTAATTGGAGCTCTGAGAAcataacaaaggaagaaaaatgcctATTGAGTTGCAGTGCTTTTGAAATtttcaatgaatattgatgatcTCCTTTGACACTTGGGATAGCTTCTTCCGCCCAGACAGTCTGCTATATACCAAATGCTCTATTCTGGGAAATggattttgtgttttaatttaaGCAAAGGTTTgttgcacatatataatgtatgctATGCCAATTAAAAATGCTGCAGGCTATGTATAGATATGCATCTGCTCTTAATACACTTCACACTAGGGATGAACACAGTTCATTCTAGATAATAATTACACCCTGAATCAATACTCTTTCACTATTTACACAAAAGGAGAGTAgacatataattatacataatctcttttttcttctaatcacaatagtattttataaagTGGTCATACATTTTAGTATGTAAAATAATGTGTAAAAAgataagtggctcagtggatagagtgaggaaactgaggtcaacagaataaagtgacttgcccagctaataagtgtctgaggccagagttgaactcaggaatatgagtcttcttttcctcatctgtaaaatgagctggagaagaaaatgccaaatcaTTCCAGTAACTGTGCCTAGAAGACTCTAACaaatgggtcataaagagtcagatatgatagACATGAACAACATGCATTTTATCCTAAAATCATGAATAATTTAATTCTTTGATCAAGGTTCTGAAACCATAtatatctttgtgtgtgttttaGTCTTGATGGTGTAATATAAGGTCTATATTCTAGTAGACCATCCCAGAAGTTCTGCTCTAGGGTCTCATTATAGTGATCAGGTAATCCTAGATTCTTGAAGGCCACTGGAAATATTCTTGAGTGTGGTACTGGGTTCACTTTCTGAAAgccagaaaatagagaaagaccaATCTCCAGTAGAACAATGCAGTTCTTTGGCTAGGACAACCCGTAAAgctttgaaatacaaaatggcttttattttcttaattaaattgaAATCGAGATCTTCTGTTGATTAGGAGAATGGAGATAGATGGTATGTTGAGactgaagagaaaaaagtgattgATGGTCAtttaggggagaaaggaaagactgCCCCAAGAATAGTGTTGGTActgtgtaaatttctttttttttgaaaaggggTTACAGACCTAAAGTTTTATTGACATAGAAAACTAGTAGAGGAGGAAACTCCCTCTCCCAATGCTCATAGACAACTAAACTGAAAATTAGTCTTAACTGCCTTGCCCAGTGAGAgagaaagtgacttgcctgaggtgaCATAGCCATTAGAGGTGAGAAGTGGGATGTAAATCTAGGTCTTCCAGAGTCTGAGGTTGCCTACTTTATCAATTAAACTCAGCCACCTCTTTTAGCAGAGAATTGAGAATATAAATAAGTGACTCAGCTGTCATAATTGTATGATTACTCAGGCAACATATatcaaagtactttgaaaatcttaaagtatgATATAAGCTTATTATCATCATGAAATACATATTTACTATTAAAGTATGGTCAGTTATTGTTATAAGAAGCAAGATAGTTTGCTgtttgggcagctaagtggcatagtggatagagcagttgacttggagtcaggaatagtGTGTGTCCCTTTTtgcctccgtttcttcatctgtaaaatgaatggagaaagaaatcgcaaatcactctaatatctttgccaagaaaattccaaatgggaatAGAAACAGTCAGACCGATTGAAACCATCACAACAAAACGGTTTTATTTACCTAGGTGGCTTAgtggaatttaaaaaatacttttcattaaCTATCATGCAAGGCACAAATGTAATAATTCTGGCCCCTTTTAGACTTTACACTGACGCTTTGCATTTTTCTAGAGTACTGATCATCTAATATTTTGTATGAtactcatttattttatcttctctctaAATTGGATGCTGCCTGATCACAGATATCGTAAATCTTATGCATATTCTTGTCTCTTTCCTACTTCTTAATCAAATTTTCTTCTCATGGTAGATACTTAGTTATTATTtcaacatgattttaaaaaactaaactgTTTTAATCACCATATGTGAAGAATTCCTCAACTTCTCTCAGAACAACTGAAACAGAAGGGTTGTAGTACCAGACGGCTCCGGATGCTGGCATATTAGAATGTGATAGAAACCTTAGGGAGACAGTATGGTGTGGTGTAAGGAAcaccagatttggagtcaaaatgGTCCAATTCCAGTTCTTTATCCTACTATGTTGGACCAAGTCCCCGACCTTAATATCCACATTTGTAAATTGAGAGGTATGGAACACTCGAAAGTTCCTTTAGacttaaaaaaattctgtgaCCCATATTTTACAATTTAGAGAATAGACAAATGTAAGAACTAGTACAATCTGTCACGATTCGGTGCGATGATGTTCTTATTCCCCGTTCTGACTTTGTTCCAGTCTATCTAGTTTTTGCTCTAGAGAGTTGGGGTTAGTCGGGGGCTGCCAGCTCTTTCCCCGCCCCATCCCCCCACTCCCCCAAAGGAATTGGGTGTGTCTCCACCAACGCCGCCACTCAGCTGCTACTGTCTATTTGGAATCAGTCAGAGCAGAGTGCCTCTTTCCCAAGCCAGCCACTCTTCCTTGCTCTTTCTTTACCCTCCGGGGACTACCATGCCCCGTTCCACTTTGCCCGAGCTCCTGCTGCTTTCGCTGCTCCTATGCCACTGGTCCCATCGTTTGACAGGGGCAGACGACAGCACTAGCACCAATGAGTGCGGCCAGTGCATCCCCGAGAGCTGTGAGCCGGTGCGATGCAAGGCTCGGGAGCTCTCGGTACGGGACGACTGTGGATGCTGTGAGCAGTGCTTGGGCACCGAGGGCGAGCTGTGCGGGGGCAGAGGTAGCGTGGGCAGGAGGCGCCAAGCCCGCTGCGGCCCGGGACTAGTCTGCGTGAGCCAGTCTCGGGAAGTGCTGGGAGCTGCCGCGTCCCAGGAGCAGCTCCCCGAGGAGTTGGAGGGCACGGGGCTGTGTGTGTGCAAGGAGGACGGCGCCGTGTGCGGCTCGGACGGGCGTTCCTACCAGAGCGTGTGCGCCCTACACCTGCACAGCTGGATCTCGGTCAGGGCTGGCCATGAGCGCGTCCACAAAGCTCACGATGGCGAATGCAAGTTGGGTGAGTGCTTTATCTGACGCAGGTGGGGGATCCGAAGCcagaagggatggaggaaagagcTGAGCCGGGGAGAGCCTGCCCCGCGACCCCTCTTACTTCGGTGTGCGCCCACTCTTAACTGTATCCGTGACTTAGAAAGGTGGAGTATTTCGgggtagaggagaaaaaaaaaggcaggtaTCAGGTTCTGTTACTAAGTCCGATGTTGGTCCCCTCGACTGGTCTCCTAGGCACAGCCCTTCTAGATCAAAAGTCCTGAAGATCTGGAGATGAGAAAAAGCAAGAACACGAAACTCATAGAAGCCTTTTTCTGAATAGGTTTAAGTCAAACgttcccttcatttctttcctctcctccccacacTTGAGTGTCTATTAACAAACTTGGTGGGATGGTGGGATGGAAACGCCAGACTTTCACGGTTTCGACAAAttccattgtttttatttttatttttgaaacaagaGCACTCATTATTCCTGTTTGGGTTTTGTAGGGGCTGAACGGTGCAGTAATCCTCAATGACCTATTGGCTTCTTGctggggaagattttttttttctttttttttcccccctcggTTCTGGGTCAATGCAGTCTaacctccctttctctccccctcctccattCCCACCTCCCACAATCTAAGGTTGGATTGAACCAAGTCATTATTAAGTTGATTTCTTAGGAAATTGTAACTAGCTGCTATCCTTTAACATTGCCTACTTCTGTTTTGAGTTGAGAAAATCTCGTAGaactgaaagtatttttttttgttctgaaaattaagatttttctctttaaatgaaacaagaagatgcataacaaaacaatttttagatttTCACATGTAGTTCCTTTTGATTCTGTGTATTACTCTAAAGATAAGATTGATGAATTAGGAAGATGTGGTGGATAAACAAAGAATTCTTGGGTAAATTGAAAGGGATTAAAGAAATcgaaagaaacagagatgagaCAAAAGAGATACTTAGGGGGCCTTGAATGAAACCCTGTAGATCTGATGCATTGTCTGTTATGAGATGCCTTCTTCCCACTTAGGGGCCCAGCTCTGGGCTCAGACAGACAGGGTTCAATCTTGAGAGAGCCTGATTCCAAAGAAAAGGgatcaggattttaaaaaattattattattattattctctggcTCATTATACCCACAAAGtaaaactattgggaaaaatcTCTAACTCAAAGCTTCTAAATGACCCCTATTTAAATCTCCCCCCAAAAGATTCATAGAGAtccttaaacaacaacaaaaaagactaaCTATACAAAGTAGATTAGCTCTAGGACAGCTATCTATTTCCTCCACTCAATTCATTACTTTCTAAAATGGGCAGTTTTAATTTAGATAGTCATAGTTAGTACTCAAGATgttaaagaaaaagctttttaaatgttcttttggtATCGTTTCTCTTGCTCACCTCATAAATAACATTTCTCAACAACTAATACACAATAATTCATATCAATGGAGAAACAACTAACATTTTCCAGGATTCTGctctaaagattaaaaaaacaacaacaacgatcttttctttgtttaagAACTAGAGTTGGAGCATACTAATAACCTAAGACAAATACTTTCTCATTGAAGCAACATgattttagtcttaaaaatgtaaGTACTGAATAAATCTCATAATGAATGAGGTAGTGAGGTGTAGTGGCTAGAGTGTTGGACTTTTTGACAGGAATGTCTGGGTTCAAATATCTAAGTTATTATCTTTTGATCTCTgagtctccatttcctcttctgtaaaatgaagagattgaatcCTTAGAGTGACCTTAGAGTCTCTTCTAACTTTACATTTATGATCCTTAGCACTGAAATTAGATTCCAAATATGTTAGAAAAAGTTGGTATTCTTTTAAGAGGTAGTATGATATAGTGGAAGAACACTCACTAAATTCTTAACTTAGCAGGCAAACTCCTTCACAATTTGAGTTTAACCTACTTTAAACTACTTTTAGAGTATGAATTTACTCCCTTTACATTCCATCCAACCGACCTATTAGCTAAATCATGGGGACTAAGTTCATATTTGGCTTCAGAAAGttactagctagctgtgtgactctggataaatagattaaccctgtttgcttcagtttcctcttctgtaaaatgagcaggagaagaaaaatggcaaatgattctagtatcattttcaagaa
This genomic window contains:
- the IGFBPL1 gene encoding insulin-like growth factor-binding protein-like 1 encodes the protein MPRSTLPELLLLSLLLCHWSHRLTGADDSTSTNECGQCIPESCEPVRCKARELSVRDDCGCCEQCLGTEGELCGGRGSVGRRRQARCGPGLVCVSQSREVLGAAASQEQLPEELEGTGLCVCKEDGAVCGSDGRSYQSVCALHLHSWISVRAGHERVHKAHDGECKLAPVIVMPPKKIHNVTGAQVYLSCEVKAVPTPVITWRKITESPKGVKLLEELPGDRVNMAVQVRGGPSKHESTGWVLINPLTKEDEGVYQCHATNMVGETQSYGTIKVTDLNKYKKMNFIAPDDDM